TCCGGCCTTGAGGAAAGTTCCCTTGTAAGACCAAGAAGTCTGTCTGTTTCACCGGACATGGCAGACGAAACTACAACCACTTTATTTCCTTCATCAACAGCTCTTTTTACTTTTTGGGCAACATTTTTTATCCTTTCTATACTTCCTACAGAAGTACCGCCGAATTTCTGAACTATTAAAGGCAATTAATCTTCCTCCTGAGCGAATAAATCAAACTTTCCCACTCTAATTATACCATTCAGAGCATTTGTAACAAAAATCAGGTCTGCATCTTTAATATCTTCAAGATAAAATCTGCCTTCCACAACTGTAAATCCCTGTTTTCTTGCCTCAAAAATAACAGCCTCCCTCGTTATTCCCGGTAAAAGACCACAATCTACAGATGGGGTATACATGATTTTTCCCTTTATCCAGAATATATTTGCAGAGGTTGTCTCTGTTATCTCTCCGTTTTCATTCAGGAAAACTGCATCATCATACCCTTTTTCCTTTGCATACCTTTTTGCTATAACTTTTTCTGCAAAATTTGTTGTTTTTATCCTAAGAAGAGGATTACTGCTGTGAACTCTAAAGGGAGCTACTGTAAGGGAAATTCTTTCTTTTGGAAAAGGTCTGTAAGGTTTTGCAATAACCATAACATTTGTTTTATACGGAAGAAGTGGATACTCTGTATTTCCCTCAGAGAGAAGAATAACTTTTATATACAGATCTTTTTCTTCTGATTTTTCAACTGTTTTGTCTACATAGTAAAGAAAATCTTCCTCTGAAATCTCCTTGAGACCAAGTAGCTTAGCCCCTTCAACCATCCGTCTGTAATGATTTTTTATCTTTGATGGATATCCGTTATTGTAACGGAATGTCTCAAAAACACCTTCTCCATACATAAGAGTTCTTAAGCATCTTCTGTCATCAAATAGCTCCCCATTTACTGTTATTATTTCATTCATCTCACCCACCTCTTGTATATTAGATATCTTTTCTCAAATCCAGAGTAATCTCCATTTAAAGCTTTATACACGTACTTTAAAAATATAGCAAATCTTGATTCACTTCCCCTTTTGTAAAGGTATCCTTCCCATAGGACAACAGCTCCGTTTATCTTTTTTAATGTATCTCTCTTTACAAGAGCAAGAAGAGGTTTTTCTTCAGATATCTTTAATATCTGAGAGCTTTTTATATCTCTGTAAACCTTTCTCTTTGCATAAAAAGGCATATTATGCCAGAACCAGTTTTCTATGTATAACGGGATATCTTTCTCAGGGACATTATCAGAGATAGCCTGTCCGATCTTATCGTAGGGCCTGAATTTTTCTGCTACAGGGAGAACAGAAACTACAAACATATAAAACAGAACAAGAACAGATATAAATGGAAGAAGTCTTAAATCTTTATACCTCAGCAGATAAAGGAAAGGAAACAGAACTGCTACATAATAAAACGGATCAAGTTTGAAACTGTAAACAATACCTGTTATTCCTATAACAGCTATCAGTACCGGAACCAACAACGAGCCGTAATAAAGAAACTTATCGTATACCCTTGTCGGTGCATAATTCACAAGATAGTAAGCAACAATCAGAGAAATAGCTCCATGGGCTTGAATAATATATACTGGGATTTTTCCCTTTGCTATAGTAAAAATAACAAACATCACAAGAAACCAGACCGCCGGAAATAAAAGCTCTTTTTTCCTGTCCTTAAAGTATCTGACTATACTGTAATAAAAAAACAAAGAGTAAGGCAAAAATCCCCACAACACTACTACAGCATAGAAAAATAGGTCAGATATTCCTTTTGATTTTTTACCTACAGCTCTGTGGATAGTTTCCTCAAGAGTAGTCTGTAAAAAGGAAGAACCAAATTTCAGGTACATATATATGTACCAGCTGAAACCAATTAAGAACACTACCGGAAGACCTATCTCCATACGTATAAATCTGATATCTTTCCATACTTCTTTAATTTTAAAAGAGTTTTCAAAGAGAATATAAAAAATAACAATTCCTCCTATAACAGCTATATAAGGAAATCCTTTTGTCAGAACAACAAGTCCAAGGGATATATATGAAAGAAAGATATAAAGGAATTTTCTTCTTCTGTATCCCAATATAAAAAAGTACAGTGTAAGAGTAAAGAAAAACGTAAGGGGAATCTCTGGAGATGCATACCTTGAATTAATAACAAACTGAAAACTGAAAGCCATAACAAAAGCAGAGACTATCCCGACTTTCCTACCGTAAAGCTCTTTACCTATCAGATAAACAAGAATGTTCGAACCGATTGCTGAAAGAACTATAGGAAGTCTGGTAGCAAACTCATTGACACCAAAAACAATATAGGAGAAAGCGATCATCCAGTAAGTCATAGGAGGCTTATTAAACCTCGGCTCATAATTGTAATAGATATCTAAAAAATTCCCTGATTCGAGCATCTCCCTTGCGGCTTCTGCGTAAAAAGCCTCGTTGGGTATCCATATATCGTTAAGCCATACATTCCAGAAATAAACAAAAGCTGTAAAAAATACAAAAAGAGCCACAAAATACCTGTTCTCTATAAGTCTGTCTATACTCTTTTCTCCCATATCACCTTCTTTGCAAAAATTTTCAGTTAGAATATTCTAATATATTTGTGACTACTATTCTTTAGGAGGATTTATTGGACATATATCTCCCTGTAGCTGATGTTTCAGTCAACATTTTTGTCTTACTTGGACTTGGTCTTGTTGTAGGTTTTTTTTCAGGATTACTAGGTATAGGTGGGGGTATCATACTAAACCCTACTCTTATAAAACTCGGCATACCTCCTATAGTTACTGTAGGTACTTCTGTAGCCCAAATGGTAGGAGCCACAGTCTCCGGATTTTTTGCACATCTAAAACTAAAAAACGTAGATCTTAAGTTAGGGGTTGTTCTTGTTTTATCTGGTTTTTTTGGAGGTGGGTTTGGCGTACTCCTTTCCAAAATATTAGAAGAGGCAGGACATTTCAGAACATTTGTTCTTTCTTTTTATGCTTTTTATCTCGCCTTTACAGGAATTACAATGTTTATAGATGTTATCAAAAAAAAGAAAGAGCATAAAAAGGGAAATCTAAAAAATTTTCTCAATGCATTACCATTAAAGTACAGGTTTGAGTTTGGAGAATTCTCTGTTCTGATCCCCATTTTTGTCGGTACTGTCTCTGGTTTTCTAGCAGCTGTTATGGGCGTTGGAGGTGGTTTTGTTGTTATTCCTGCTCTAATGTATCTGGCAGGACTTCCTGTCAATAAAGCTGTAGGCATGAGTCTATTTCAGATGATATTTATAACAGCTTTTCTTACTTACTTCCACGGAACAGTTAATTACGGAGTAGATATAATTCTTGCTCTCATACTTATGGCAGGCTCTTCCTTTGGAGCTGTCTTCGGTTCTGCTTTTGGTCAGAAACTGAACAAAAATATAACAAAAATCATTATGGCTTCCCTTGTTTCAATCGTTTCTGTACTGAGCTTCTATCAGCTATTTTTTGAGAAAGAAAAAGAAAAGGAAACGATAAAGGAAGTTCACAACCTTATCTCAGACTTTGCTCACAACCATCCGTCAGTATACTCAATCACTGTAATAGTTGTCAGTTTAATTGCCGGAACTATAATTAGTATGATTGCCCATAGGCTGAAAGTTCTGATTGAGATATATATGGAAAAAAGGAGATTTTATAAGGGGTGAAAATAGGCTGGATTAAGTATTTAAATACACTACCTTTTGATTTTGAAAAGACAGGACTGAAACTGGATTTTTATTACAGTTTGGTGAAGGGTGTACCTTCACAGATAAATAATTTTCTATCTAAAGGGATTGTTGATGTAGGTTTTATATCTTCTGCCCATTACATAAAAAACTACAAAAAATATCTTATTCTTCCGGAACTCTCAATAAGCTCACTTAACAGAGTAAAGTCTGTTATTATACTTTCTGATACTCCTATTGAAAAAATAAACAGGATTTACCTTACAGAAGAGTCTGAAACATCCAAACTGCTTACGAAAGTTATATTTAAGGTTTTTCTAAAAAAAGATATCAATTATTTAGATCTGAAAGATGAGAACATAAAGGATAAAGAAGCTGTTCTACTGATTGGAGACAAGGCAATCAACTACCTGAATGAAAAAAATTACAGATACGATCTTTCAGAGATATGGTACAGGAAAACAGGACTTCCATTTGTTTTTGCTCTGTGGTGTGTAAGAAAAGAGTACTATCTAAAAAACAAAGAAAAGGTGATCAAACTACAGGGTATCCTCAAAAAATCGAAAAATATCTTCTTTGAAAAACCTGAAAAGTACATAAATGATAGCTTTTCAATAGAATATCTAAAAAACTTAGATTACTGCTTTTCAGAAGAGCATCTGAAAAGCCTTAAGCTTTTTAGCGAATATCTTTACCAGATGCGGCTAATCGAAGAAAAACCTGTTTTCAATTTTGTGGAGGTGACATGAAAACTGTAAGGTTTAGGAATAAAACCTACTCCCCATCAAAAATAATATGCGTAGGTAGAAACTACCATAGACATATAAAAGAGCTGAACAACAAAGACCCTGAAGAGATAGTCCTGTTTATAAAACCTAACAGTTCTTTATCTGAAGAGCTTATAAAACCTCAGAAAAGATGTAGATATGAAGGGGAAATATCATTTATATTTGAAAAGGGAGAAATAGCAGGTATCGGTTTTGGTATAGACCTTACCCTTGTAGATGAACAGGAAAGGCTAAAAACAAAAGGACTCCCATGGGAAAAAGCAAAGGGATTTGACAATTCTGCCGTTTTTTCTGAATTTGTAGAAATAAAACCTGAAGAAATCCAAAAGGTAAGAATGGA
This genomic stretch from Persephonella hydrogeniphila harbors:
- a CDS encoding ArnT family glycosyltransferase, which produces MGEKSIDRLIENRYFVALFVFFTAFVYFWNVWLNDIWIPNEAFYAEAAREMLESGNFLDIYYNYEPRFNKPPMTYWMIAFSYIVFGVNEFATRLPIVLSAIGSNILVYLIGKELYGRKVGIVSAFVMAFSFQFVINSRYASPEIPLTFFFTLTLYFFILGYRRRKFLYIFLSYISLGLVVLTKGFPYIAVIGGIVIFYILFENSFKIKEVWKDIRFIRMEIGLPVVFLIGFSWYIYMYLKFGSSFLQTTLEETIHRAVGKKSKGISDLFFYAVVVLWGFLPYSLFFYYSIVRYFKDRKKELLFPAVWFLVMFVIFTIAKGKIPVYIIQAHGAISLIVAYYLVNYAPTRVYDKFLYYGSLLVPVLIAVIGITGIVYSFKLDPFYYVAVLFPFLYLLRYKDLRLLPFISVLVLFYMFVVSVLPVAEKFRPYDKIGQAISDNVPEKDIPLYIENWFWHNMPFYAKRKVYRDIKSSQILKISEEKPLLALVKRDTLKKINGAVVLWEGYLYKRGSESRFAIFLKYVYKALNGDYSGFEKRYLIYKRWVR
- a CDS encoding fumarylacetoacetate hydrolase family protein → MKTVRFRNKTYSPSKIICVGRNYHRHIKELNNKDPEEIVLFIKPNSSLSEELIKPQKRCRYEGEISFIFEKGEIAGIGFGIDLTLVDEQERLKTKGLPWEKAKGFDNSAVFSEFVEIKPEEIQKVRMELFINGELRQSGDVSNMIYKPQQIVKEIKKYFSLYDGDILMCGTPEGVGQFEKGDIFEGKIYINDGLAVQEKWTVR
- a CDS encoding aminotransferase class IV, which gives rise to MNEIITVNGELFDDRRCLRTLMYGEGVFETFRYNNGYPSKIKNHYRRMVEGAKLLGLKEISEEDFLYYVDKTVEKSEEKDLYIKVILLSEGNTEYPLLPYKTNVMVIAKPYRPFPKERISLTVAPFRVHSSNPLLRIKTTNFAEKVIAKRYAKEKGYDDAVFLNENGEITETTSANIFWIKGKIMYTPSVDCGLLPGITREAVIFEARKQGFTVVEGRFYLEDIKDADLIFVTNALNGIIRVGKFDLFAQEED
- a CDS encoding menaquinone biosynthetic enzyme MqnA/MqnD family protein; this encodes MKIGWIKYLNTLPFDFEKTGLKLDFYYSLVKGVPSQINNFLSKGIVDVGFISSAHYIKNYKKYLILPELSISSLNRVKSVIILSDTPIEKINRIYLTEESETSKLLTKVIFKVFLKKDINYLDLKDENIKDKEAVLLIGDKAINYLNEKNYRYDLSEIWYRKTGLPFVFALWCVRKEYYLKNKEKVIKLQGILKKSKNIFFEKPEKYINDSFSIEYLKNLDYCFSEEHLKSLKLFSEYLYQMRLIEEKPVFNFVEVT
- a CDS encoding sulfite exporter TauE/SafE family protein — encoded protein: MDIYLPVADVSVNIFVLLGLGLVVGFFSGLLGIGGGIILNPTLIKLGIPPIVTVGTSVAQMVGATVSGFFAHLKLKNVDLKLGVVLVLSGFFGGGFGVLLSKILEEAGHFRTFVLSFYAFYLAFTGITMFIDVIKKKKEHKKGNLKNFLNALPLKYRFEFGEFSVLIPIFVGTVSGFLAAVMGVGGGFVVIPALMYLAGLPVNKAVGMSLFQMIFITAFLTYFHGTVNYGVDIILALILMAGSSFGAVFGSAFGQKLNKNITKIIMASLVSIVSVLSFYQLFFEKEKEKETIKEVHNLISDFAHNHPSVYSITVIVVSLIAGTIISMIAHRLKVLIEIYMEKRRFYKG